One window from the genome of Cricetulus griseus strain 17A/GY chromosome 2, alternate assembly CriGri-PICRH-1.0, whole genome shotgun sequence encodes:
- the LOC113833705 gene encoding protocadherin beta-11-like isoform X1: protein MEVETKKPFVLRILRILWTNQGAHFTELRGGAEGILSEACRKGAMENQGGSCLQTRQVLLLFVFLGMAQAQAKPVRLDVVEEMLSGTLVGNLVKDLGLEVGELSSRGAQVVSKDNKLPLQLHINTGDLLLSEPLDREELCGSNEPCVLHFQVLMKNPLQILQVELQVRDINDNSPVFLEKEMVLEIPENSPVGAVFLLESATDLDVGTNAVKNYVISQSSHFHITIRVNPDGRKYPELVLDKALDYEEERELSLILTALDGGIPPKSGTALVRVEVIDINDNSPEFEHMFYEVKIPENSILGSLVITASAWDLDSGINGEVSYTFSHASEDIQKTFAINKNSGEIRLIEYLDFETTESYSIIVKATDRGGLFGKSTVRIQVIDVNDNSPEIAVSSFISPVPENSPDTLVMIFSIQDKDSGENSRMVCSIPEDLPFVLKSSIENYYHLETEGALDRESRAEYNITITVTDMGTPRLTTQHTITVQVSDVNDNAPSFTQTSYTLFVQENNSPALHIGTISATDSDSGSNAHITYSLLSTHDPQLALSSLISINADNGQLFALRALDYETLQTFEFRVDATDHGSPALSSQALVRVLVLDANDNAPFVLYPLQNASAPCTELLPSAAEPGYLVTKVVAVDRDSGQNAWLSFQLLKATEPGLFTVWAHNGEVRTSRLLSERDAPKHRLLVAVKDNGDPPRSASVTLHVLVVDGFSQPYLPLPEVGHDHAQDKDVLTLYLVIALASVSSLFLLFVLLFVGVRLCRRARAASLGGCSVPEGHFPGHLVDVSGAGTLSQSYQYEVCMMGGTGTNEFKFLKPISPNLPPQFPGKVMEESPTLYNSLGLFRDHN, encoded by the coding sequence ATGGAGGTGGAAACCAAGAAACCGTTTGTCCTTCGGATTCTGAGGATACTGTGGACAAATCAAGGGGCACATTTTACAGAACTGCGTGGTGGAGCAGAAGGGATTCTTTCAGAAGCCTGCCGGAAAGGAGCAATGGAGAACCAAGGGGGAAGCTGTCTGCAGACAAGGCAAGTCctgcttctctttgtttttctgggaaTGGCTCAAGCACAGGCTAAGCCTGTGAGACTTGATGTGGTCGAGGAGATGCTGAGTGGGACCTTGGTAGGCAATCTGGTAAAGGACCTGGGGCTAGAGGTGGGTGAACTGTCTTCCCGGGGGGCTCAAGTGGTCTCTAAAGATAACAAACTGCCTTTGCAATTGCACATAAATACAGGGGATTTGCTCCTAAGCGAACCGCTGGACAGGGAGGAGCTGTGTGGCTCCAATGAGCCCTGCGTGCTGCATTTTCAGGTGTTAATGAAAAACCCCTTGCAGATTTTGCAAGTTGAGCTTCAGGTCAGGGATATCAATGACAACTCCCCCGTATTCTTGGAAAAAGAAATGGTTCTAGAAATCCCAGAGAATAGCCCTGTTGGTGCTGTGTTCTTACTAGAAAGTGCGACAGATTTAGATGTAGGAACCAACGCCGTGAAAAATTATGTGATAAGCCAGAGCTCCCATTTTCACATTACGATAAGAGTTAATCCTGATGGCAGGAAATACCCAGAGTTAGTTTTGGACAAGGCACTGGATTACGAGGAGGAGCGGGAGCTCAGTCTCATTCTCACTGCCTTGGATGGTGGAATTCCACCCAAGTCTGGGACTGCCTTGGTTCGGGTGGAAGTCATAGATATTAATGACAACTCGCCCGAGTTTGAGCACATGTTCTACGAAGTGAAGATTCCAGAGAATAGCATTCTTGGCTCACTGGTTATCACTGCATCGGCTTGGGATTTAGACTCGGGAATTAATGGTGAAGTATCCTATACCTTTTCTCATGCATCAGAGGATATTCAAAAGACATTTGCAATTAATAAAAACTCTGGAGAAATACGTTTAATAGAATATTTGGACTTTGAAACAACTGAATCCTACTCAATAATCGTTAAAGCTACAGATCGGGGAGGACTTTTTGGGAAATCTACAGTAAGAATTCAAGTGATAGATGTGAATGACAATTCTCCTGAGATTGCTGTGTCATCATTTATCAGTCCAGTCCCAGAAAATTCCCCGGATACTTTAGTTATGATTTTTAGTATCCAAGACAAGGACTCAGGAGAGAACAGCAGGATGGTCTGTTCTATTCCAGAGGACCTCCCGTTTGTGCTAAAATCTTCGATTGAAAATTACTACCACTTAGAAACGGAGGGAGCactggacagagagagcagagctgaGTACAACATCACCATCACAGTCACCGACATGGGCACACCCAGGCTCACAACCCAGCACACCATAACAGTGCAGGTGTCCGATGTCAACGACAACGCCCCCTCCTTCACACAAACCTCCTACACCCTGTTTGTCCAGGAGAACAACAGCCCCGCCCTGCACATAGGCACCATCAGCGCCACAGACTCAGACTCAGGCTCCAATGCCCACATCACCTACTCGCTGCTGTCCACCCACGACCCTCAGCTGGCCCTCTCCTCGCTCATCTCCATCAATGCAGACAACGGGCAGCTGTTCGCGCTCAGGGCGCTGGACTATGAGACCCTGCAGACCTTCGAGTTCCGCGTGGACGCCACAGATCATGGCTCGCCCGCGCTCAGCAGTCAGGCTCTGGTGCGCGTGCTCGTGCTGGACGCCAATGACAATGCTCCCTTCGTGCTCTACCCACTGCAGAACGCATCTGCTCCCTGCACAGAGCTGCTGCCCAGCGCCGCAGAGCCAGGCTACCTGGTCACCAAGGTGGTGGCTGTGGACCGCGACTCGGGCCAGAATGCCTGGCTGTCCTTCCAGCTGCTCAAAGCCACCGAGCCTGGGCTGTTCACCGTGTGGGCTCACAATGGCGAGGTGCGCACCTCCAGGCTGCTGAGTGAGCGCGATGCTCCCAAGCACAGGCTGCTGGTGGCGGTCAAGGACAATGGCGATCCTCCCAGGTCTGCCAGTGTCACTCTGCATGTGCTGGTGGTGGATGGCTTCTCTCAgccctacctgcctctgcctgaggtgGGGCACGACCATGCTCAGGACAAAGATGTGCTGACTCTGTACCTGGTCATTGCTTTGGCGTCAGTGTCTTCGCTCTTCCTCTTGTTTGTGCTGTTGTTCGTGGGTGTGAGGCTGTGCAGGAGGGCAAGGGCAGCCTCTCTGGGTGGCTGCTCTGTGCCTGAAGGACACTTTCCTGGTCACCTGGTGGATGTCAGTGGGGCGGGAACCTTGTCCCAGAGTTACCAGTATGAGGTGTGTATGATGGGAGGTACTGGGACAAATGAGTTCAAATTCCTGAAGCCAATTTCCCCCAATCTACCACCCCAGTTCCCTGGGAAAGTAATGGAGGAAAGTCCTACTCTTTACAATAGTTTGGGGTTATTTCGTGACCATAACTGA
- the LOC100774623 gene encoding protocadherin beta-18, translating to MAVRGSCFPRQRQVLFLFLFGGLCLAGSEFGPYSVTEETERGSFVANLAKDLGLEVEALAAKRTRVVSDDNKQHLLLDFHTGNLLTNEKLDREKLCGSTEPCILYFQILMDNPFQIYRAELRIVDINDHSPSFQKKEMILKIPENTAVGTAFRLERALDSDGGPNGIQNYTISPNSVFHIAIHDNDEGVIYPELVLDKPLNWEEQQEFSLTLTAFDGGSPPRSGAATIQILVMDINDNAPRFPQELYQTQAAENSPIGFPIVKVSAEDVDSDVNAEVSYSFFDASEDIRATFQINPFSGEIVLKALLDYETVKTYKLNIQAVDGGGLSARCTVLVHVLDINDNAPELIISSLVNEVVENAPETVLAVFRINDRDSGENGKTVCYIQENLPFSLRPSVDNFYILMTEGALDRESRAEYNITISVTDLGTPRLTTQHTITVQVSDVNDNSPAFTQTSYTLFVQENNSPALHIGTISATDSDSGSNAHITYSLLPTHDPQLALSSLISINADNGQLFALRALDYEALQTFEFRVGATDQGSPALSSQALVRVLVLDANDNAPFVLYPLQNASAPCTELLPRAAEPGYLVTKVVAVDRDSGQNAWLSFQLLKATEPGLFTVWAHNGEVRTSRLLSERDAPKHRLLLLVKDNGDPPRSASVTLHVLVVDGFSQPYLPLPEVARDSVQDEDKLTLYLVIALASVSSLFLLSVLLFVGVRLCRRARATALRGCSVPEGHFPGHLVDVSSMGTLSQSYQYEVCLRGGSIDTNDFKFLKPIYPDIHAHGSQINSDEKPTF from the coding sequence ATGGCAGTCAGAGGGTCATGCTTCCCCAGACAAAGGCAAGTGCTATTTCTCTTCCTGTTTGGGGGTCTGTGTTTGGCAGGTTCTGAGTTTGGACCTTATTCAGTAACCgaggaaacagaaaggggatCATTTGTGGCAAATCTGGCAAAGGATCTGGGGCTAGAGGTGGAAGCCCTGGCTGCAAAGAGAACTAGGGTGGTTTCTGATGACAACAAACAGCATTTGCTCCTGGATTTTCACACTGGAAATTTGCTCACAAATGAGAAACTGGATCGGGAGAAGCTGTGTGGCTCCACAGAGCCCTGCATACTGTATTTCCAAATTTTAATGGATAACCCCTTTCAGATTTATCGGGCTGAGCTGAGAATTGTGGATATAAATGATCACTCACCCTCATTCCAGAAGAAagagatgattttaaaaataccagaaaatacaGCTGTAGGAACAGCATTTCGCTTAGAAAGAGCACTAGACTCAGATGGAGGACCTAATGGCATCCAAAACTATACCATCAGCCCCAACTCTGTTTTTCATATTGCAATTCATGACAATGATGAAGGGGTGATATATCCAGAGCTGGTGCTAGACAAACCTCTCAACTGGGAGGAGCAGCAGGAGTTCAGTTTAACACTCACAGCATTTGATGGAGGGTCTCCACCCAGGTCCGGAGCAGCCACTATACAAATTCTGGTCATGGACATCAATGATAATGCCCCACGGTTTCCCCAGGAGCTTTATCAAACCCAGGCTGCAGAAAATAGCCCAATAGGATTTCCTATTGTTAAGGTCTCTGCAGAAGATGTAGACTCGGATGTCAATGCAGAAGTATCCTATTCATTTTTTGATGCTTCCGAAGATATCCGAGCAACCTTTCAAATCAACCCTTTCTCTGGGGAGATTGTGCTCAAAGCCTTGCTTGATTATGAGACGGTAAAGACCTATAAATTAAATATACAGGCAGTCGATGGTGGAGGTCTTTCTGCTAGATGTACGGTTTTAGTTCATGTTTTAGACATCAATGACAACGCCCCGGAACTGATCATATCATCACTTGTCAACGAAGTTGTTGAGAACGCTCCCGAAACAGTGTTGGCAGTTTTTAGGATTAACGACAGAGACtctggagaaaatggaaagaccgtTTGCTACATTCAAGAAAATCTGCCTTTCAGTCTAAGACCCTCTGTAGATAATTTTTACATCCTGATGACAGAAGGAGctctggacagagagagcagagctgaGTACAACATCACCATCTCAGTCACCGACCTGGGCACACCCAGGCTCACAACCCAGCACACCATAACAGTGCAGGTCTCAGACGTCAATGACAACTCCCCCGCCTTCACACAAACCTCCTACACCCTGTTTGTCCAGGAGAACAACAGCCCCGCCCTGCACATAGGCACCATCAGCGCCACAGACTCAGACTCAGGCTCCAATGCCCACATCACCTACTCGCTGCTGCCCACCCACGACCCTCAACTGGCCCTCTCCTCGCTCATCTCCATCAATGCAGACAACGGGCAGCTGTTCGCGCTCAGGGCGCTGGACTATGAGGCCCTGCAGACCTTCGAGTTCCGCGTGGGTGCCACAGACCAAGGCTCTCCCGCACTCAGCAGCCAGGCGCTGGTGCGTGTGCTCGTGCTGGACGCCAATGACAATGCTCCCTTCGTGCTCTACCCTCTGCAGAACGCGTCTGCTCCCTGCACAGAGCTGCTGCCCAGGGCGGCAGAGCCAGGCTACCTGGTCACCAAGGTGGTGGCAGTGGACCGCGACTCTGGCCAGAATGCCTGGCTGTCCTTCCAGCTGCTCAAGGCCACGGAGCCAGGGCTGTTCACCGTGTGGGCTCACAATGGCGAGGTGCGCACCTCTAGGCTGCTGAGTGAGCGCGATGCTCCCAAgcacaggctgctgctgctggtcaAGGACAATGGCGATCCTCCTAGGTCTGCCAGTGTCACTCTGCATGTGCTGGTGGTGGATGGCTTCTCTCAgccctacctgcctctgcctgaggtgGCACGCGACTCTGTCCAGGATGAGGATAAGCTCACTCTGTACCTGGTCATTGCCTTGGCATCTGTGTCTTCGCTTTTCCTCTTGTCTGTGCTGCTGTTCGTGGGGGTGAGGCTGTGCAGGAGGGCCAGGGCGACGGCCCTGAGGGGCTGCTCTGTGCCTGAGGGCCACTTTCCTGGACACCTGGTGGATGTCAGTAGCATGGGCACCCTGTCCCAAAGCTACCAGTATGAGGTGTGTCTGAGGGGAGGCTCTATTGATACCAATGATTTCAAGTTCTTGAAACCAATTTACCCTGATATTCATGCTCATGGTTCTCAGATCAATAGTGATGAAAAGCCCACATTTTGA
- the LOC103162546 gene encoding protocadherin beta-16 has protein sequence METAWMHKPRQRQVLIFFVLLSVSEAGTELGPYSIEEEMKRGSFVANLGKDLGVELEKISTRRARIISQENKEHLQLNVQSGDLLINEKLDREELCGSIEPCVLHFQVLMENPLEVFQAELRVKDINDHSPVFSEKEMTLRIPENSPLGSTFPLNNALDSDVEINNIQSYKVSSNSHFLVVTHNRSDGRKYPELVLEKELDREEAPKLRLTLTAWDGGSPPRSGMAWVLIEVVDINDNAPEFQQPTYQVQIPENRPTGSLVVTVSANDLDGGDNGKILYALSQPSEDISKTLEVNPVTGEIRLRRELDFETIPSYEVDIKATDGGGLSGKCTLLLQVVDVNDNPPEVILSALTSQVPENSPDEVVAVFSVRDPDSGENGKVISSIQEDLPFLLKPSGKNFYTLITKRALDREEREQYTIIITVTDLGTPRLTTQHTITVQVSDVNDNAPAFTQTSYTLFVQENNSPALHIGTISATDSDSGSNAHITYSLLPTHDPQLALSSLISINADNGQLFALRALDYEALQTFEFRVGATDQGSPALSSQALVRVLVLDANDNAPFVLYPLQNASAPFTELLPRAAEPGYLVTKVVAVDRDSGQNAWLSFQLLKATEPGLFTVWAHNGEVRTSRQLSERDAPKHRLLLLVKDNGDPPRSASVTLQVLVVDGFSQPYLPLPEVARDPAQEEDELTLYLVIALASVSSLFLLFVLLFVGVRLCRRARASSLGGCSVPEGHFPGHLVDVSGAGTLSQSYQYEVCLMGDSSGSSDLKFLQPVLPSSLPQCSGKEIVENSTLQNSLGFNHY, from the coding sequence aTGGAGACTGCGTGGATGCACAAACCGAGACAAAGGCAAGTCCTGATTTTCTTTGTCTTGCTGAGTGTGTCTGAGGCAGGCACGGAGCTGGGTCCCTATTCCatagaggaggaaatgaagagggGCTCCTTTGTGGCAAATCTTGGGAAAGATTTGGGGGTGGAGCTGGAAAAGATATCTACCCGCAGGGCTCGGATCATTTCCCAGGAAAACAAAGAGCATTTGCAGCTCAATGTTCAATCTGGAGATTTGCTCATAAATGAGAAACTAGATCGAGAGGAGCTATGTGGCTCCATTGAGCCTTGTGTTCTTCACTTCCAAGTGTTAATGGAAAACCCTTTAGAGGTATTTCAGGCTGAACTGAGAGTGAAGGACATAAATGACCATTCTCCAGTGTTCAGTGAAAAAGAAATGACACTGAGAATACCAGAAAACAGCCCTCTGGGAAGTACATTCCCTTTAAATAATGCTCTCGACTCAGACGTGGAAATTAACAATATTCAGAGCTATAAAGTCAGCTCAAACTCTCATTTCCTGGTTGTAACCCACAACCGCAGTGATGGCAGGAAGTACCCAGagctggtgctggagaaagaactGGATCGGGAGGAGGCGCCTAAGCTGAGGTTAACCCTCACAGCCTGGGATGGTGGCTCCCCTCCCCGGTCTGGGATGGCGTGGGTTCTTATTGAAGTAGTGGACATCAACGATAATGCACCCGAGTTTCAGCAACCAACGTACCAAGTGCAAATTCCGGAGAACCGCCCCACGGGGTCCTTGGTAGTCACAGTCTCAGCCAATGACTTAGACGGCGGAGATAATGGGAAAATATTGTACGCACTATCTCAGCCTTCAGAAGATATCAGCAAGACGTTAGAAGTAAATCCAGTAACAGGAGAAATTCGGCTACGAAGAGAGTTAGATTTTGAAACAATTCCCTCTTATGAAGTGGATATTAAGGCCACGGATGGGGGCGGTCTCTCAGGAAAATGCACTCTGCTCCTGCAGGTAGTGGACGTGAATGACAATCCCCCAGAAGTGATACTATCTGCACTTACCAGCCAAGTTCCTGAAAACTCCCCGGATGAGGTAGTTGCTGTTTTTAGTGTTAGAGATCCTGACTCAGGGGAAAATGGGAAGGTGATTTCCTCCATCCAGGAGgaccttccctttcttctaaaaCCTTCAGGAAAGAACTTTTACACTTTAATAACGAAGAGAGCGCTagatagagaagaaagagaacaatacaccatcatcatcacagtCACCGACCTGGGCACACCCAGGCTCACAACCCAGCACACCATAACAGTGCAGGTCTCTGATGTCAACGACAATGCCCCTGCCTTCACACAAACTTCCTACACCCTGTTTGTCCAGGAGAACAACAGCCCCGCCCTGCACATAGGCACCATCAGCGCCACAGACTCAGACTCAGGCTCCAATGCCCACATCACCTACTCGCTGCTGCCCACCCACGACCCGCAGCTGGCCCTCTCCTCGCTCATCTCCATCAATGCAGACAACGGGCAGCTGTTCGCGCTCAGGGCGCTGGATTATGAGGCCCTGCAGACCTTCGAGTTCCGCGTGGGAGCCACAGACCAAGGCTCGCCTGCGCTCAGCAGTCAGGCTCTGGTGCGCGTGCTCGTGCTGGACGCCAATGACAATGCGCCCTTCGTGCTCTACCCACTGCAGAACGCGTCTGCTCCCTTCACAGAGCTGCTGCCCAGGGCGGCAGAGCCAGGCTACCTGGTCACCAAGGTGGTGGCAGTGGACCGCGACTCTGGCCAGAATGCCTGGCTGTCATTCCAGCTACTCAAGGCCACGGAGCCAGGGCTGTTCACCGTGTGGGCTCACAATGGCGAGGTGCGCACCTCCAGGCAGCTGAGTGAGCGCGATGCCCCCAAGCACAGGCTGCTGCTGCTCGTCAAGGACAATGGCGATCCTCCTAGGTCTGCCAGTGTCACTCTGCAAGTGCTGGTGGTGGATGGCTTCTCTCAgccctacctgcctctgcccgagGTGGCACGTGACCCCGCACAGGAAGAGGATGAGCTCACTCTGTACCTGGTCATTGCCTTGGCATCTGTGTCTTCGCTCTTCCTCTTGTTTGTGCTGTTGTTCGTGGGTGTGAGGCTGTGCAGGAGGGCCAGGGCGTCCTCTCTGGGTGGCTGCTCTGTGCCCGAGGGCCACTTTCCTGGTCACCTGGTGGATGTCAGCGGGGCAGGGACCCTGTCCCAGAGCTACCAGTATGAGGTGTGTCTGATGGGCGATTCTTCTGGGTCCAGCGATTTAAAATTCTTACAGCCAGTTCTCCCTAGCTCCCTGCCCCAGTGCTCTGGGAAAGAAATAGTGGAAAATTCTACCCTACAGAATAGTTTGGGATTTAATCATTATTAG
- the LOC100774334 gene encoding protocadherin beta-8-like produces the protein MEASRKLTCRQRQVLFSFFLLGVSLASAGELRRYSVVEEREGRSFVTNLVNDLGLGKLEFSRRGAKVISKGNKLHLQLDQETGDLLLMEKVDREELCGHTEPCLLRFQVLLDNPLAIFQADLQITDINDHSPVFLDKKIVLNISESSLPGTTFPLKNAQDMDVGQNGIDSYLISSNSYFHVLTRKRSDGKKYPELVLDRALDREEEAELRLILTAQDGGSPPRSGTTEVHIEVLDINDNAPQFDQLLYRVQIPEDSPIGSLITTVSATDKDIGVNGQISYSLFQASDDISKTFSTHPLTGEVRLKEQLDFEKTQSYEVNIEARDAGTFSGKCTILIQVVDVNDHAPEIVLSAFNNPISENLPETMVAVFSVSDLDSGENGKITCYIQDDLPFFLRPSEENFYTLLTQKPLDRETTAEYNITITVVDMGSPMLRTQVNVTVEVSDVNDNAPAFTQTSYTLFVQENNSPALHIGTISATDSDSGSNAHITYSLLPTHDPQLALSSLISINADNGQLFALRALDYETLQTFEFHVGATDQGSPALSSQALVRVLVLDANDNAPFVLHPLQNASAPCTELLPRAAEPGYLVTKVVAVDRDSGQNAWLSFQLLKATEPGLFTVWAHNGEVRTSRLLSERDAPKLKLLLLVKDNGDPPRSASVTLQVLVVDGFSQPYLPLPEVVSDPTLEEDALTLYLVIALASVSSLFFLSVLLFVGVRLCRRAREASLGGCSVPEGHFSGHLVDVSRAGTLSQSYQYEVCLTGDSGTGEFKFLKPILPNFQDHPLGPEMGENSSCRNDWGFGIRLK, from the coding sequence ATGGAGGCCAGCAGGAAGCTCACTTGCAGACAAAGGCaagtccttttttcctttttcctattaGGAGTATCTCTGGCGAGTGCAGGGGAACTGAGGCGCTATTCTGTGGTGGAGGAAAGGGAGGGTAGGTCCTTTGTAACCAATTTAGTAAATGACCTAGGTCTTGGGAAGCTGGAGTTCTCCAGGCGAGGGGCTAAGGTCATTTCTAAAGGGAACAAACTACATTTACAGCTGGATCAGGAGACAGGGGATTTGCTGTTGATGGAGAAAGTGGACCGGGAGGAACTGTGTGGGCACACAGAGCCATGCCTGCTACGTTTCCAAGTATTACTAGACAATCCCTTAGCTATTTTTCAAGCAGATCTACAAATAACAGACATAAATGACCACTCTCCAGTATTCCTGGACAAGAAAATCGTGCTAAACATATCAGAAAGCAGTCTTCCTGGGACTACATTTCCTCTGAAGAATGCCCAGGACATGGATGTGGGCCAAAATGGTATTGACAGCTATCTTATCAGCTCCAATTCCTATTTTCACGTGCTCACTCGAAAACGCAGCGATGGCAAGAAATATCCTGAGCTGGTTCTAGACAGAGCTCTGGATAGAGAGGAAGAAGCTGAGCTCAGGCTAATCCTCACAGCACAGGATGGCGGTTCCCCACCTAGGTCTGGCACCACCGAGGTCCACATTGAAGTCCTGGACATCAATGACAATGCCCCCCAATTTGATCAGCTTCTTTATAGGGTACAAATCCCTGAGGACAGTCCAATAGGCTCTCTGATCACCACCGTCTCAGCTACAGATAAGGACATAGGAGTCAATGGGCAGATCTCCTATTCACTTTTCCAGGCTTCAGATGACATCAGCAAAACCTTTTCAACCCATCCCTTGACAGGGGAAGTGCGATTGAAAGAACAACTTGATTTTGAAAAGACTCAGTCCTATGAAGTCAATATTGAAGCCAGAGACGCTGGAACCTTTTCTGGAAAATGCACGATTCTGATCCAAGTCGTGGATGTGAATGACCACGCACCAGAGATTGTTCTGTCTGCATTTAACAACCCCATCTCGGAGAATTTACCAGAAACTATGGTGGCAGTTTTTAGTGTATCTGATCTAGATTCAGGAGAAAACGGAAAAATAACTTGTTACATTCAGGACGATCTACCCTTCTTCCTAAGGCCTTCTGAGGAAAACTTTTACACGTTATTAACACAAAAACCACTGGACAGAGAGACAACAGCAGAGTACAACATCACTATCACCGTTGTAGACATGGGGAGTCCCATGCTGAGAACACAAGTTAACGTAACAGTGGAGGTGTCTGATGTCAACGACAACGCCCCCGCCTTCACACAAACCTCCTACACCCTGTTTGTCCAGGAGAACAACAGCCCCGCCCTGCACATAGGCACCATCAGCGCCACAGACTCAGACTCAGGCTCCAATGCCCACATCACCTACTCGCTGCTGCCCACCCACGACCCGCAGCTGGCCCTCTCCTCGCTCATCTCCATCAATGCAGACAACGGGCAGCTGTTCGCGCTCAGGGCGCTGGACTATGAGACGCTGCAGACCTTCGAGTTCCACGTGGGCGCCACAGACCAAGGCTCGCCTGCGCTCAGCAGTCAGGCTCTGGTGCGTGTGCTCGTGCTGGACGCCAATGACAATGCTCCCTTCGTGCTCCACCCTCTGCAGAACGCGTCTGCTCCCTGCACAGAGCTGCTGCCCAGGGCGGCAGAGCCAGGCTACCTGGTCACCAAGGTGGTGGCAGTGGACCGCGACTCGGGCCAGAATGCCTGGCTGTCATTCCAGCTGCTCAAGGCCACAGAGCCAGGGCTGTTCACCGTGTGGGCTCACAATGGCGAGGTGCGCACCTCCAGGCTGCTGAGTGAGCGCGATGCTCCCAAGCTCAAGCTGCTGTTGCTGGTCAAGGACAATGGCGATCCTCCTAGGTCTGCCAGTGTCACTCTACAAGTGCTAGTGGTGGATGGCTTCTCTCAgccctacctgcctctgcccgagGTGGTGAGCGACCCCACACTGGAGGAAGATGCACTCACGCTGTACCTGGTCATTGCTTTGGcttctgtttcttccctctttttcttgtCTGTGCTGCTATTTGTGGGTGTGAGGCTGTGCAGGAGAGCCAGGGAAGCCTCTCTGGGTGGCTGCTCTGTGCCTGAGGGACACTTTTCCGGACACCTGGTGGATGTTAGCAGGGCAGGGACCCTGTCCCAGAGCTATCAATATGAGGTGTGTCTGACGGGAGACTCTGGGACTGGTGAATTCAAATTCCTGAAACCCATTTTACCTAATTTCCAAGACCATCCTCTTGGACCAGAAATGGGAGAAAATTCCAGCTGTAGAAATGACTGGGGTTTTGGTATTCGGTTaaaataa